In Zingiber officinale cultivar Zhangliang chromosome 6A, Zo_v1.1, whole genome shotgun sequence, a single genomic region encodes these proteins:
- the LOC121995970 gene encoding c-Myc-binding protein homolog — translation MEREAKKEAFRKYLESSGVLDALTKVLVALYEEKDKPSSALEFVQQKLGGPWISDYKKLQADKSELQMKYDELVEAHRETCRQLEELQNLKMSTHKDFADGDKTKDGL, via the exons ATG GAGAGGGAAGCTAAAAAGGAAGCTTTCAGGAAGTATTTGGAGTCGAGTGGTGTGCTGGATGCTCTCACTAAag TTCTTGTTGcactttatgaagaaaaggacAAGCCTTCTTCTGCCTTAGA GTTTGTCCAACAAAAGTTAGGTGGCCCATGGATTTCTGATTACAAAAAGCTACAAGCTGATAAGTCAGAGTTGCAAATGAAGTATGACGAGCTGGTAGAAGCTCACAGAGAAACATGTAGACAG CTCGAGGAGCTACAGAACTTGAAGATGTCAACACACAAGGACTTCGCGGATGGAGATAAAACTAAAGATGGATTGTGA
- the LOC121995968 gene encoding thioredoxin H1-like, with protein sequence MAEEGVVFACHTVEEWTRQLELANESKKLVVIDFTASWCGPCRMIAPIFADLAMKFPNVIFLKVDIDELKTVAQDWAIDAMPTFVFLKEGTIVDKIVGALKEELSRRIELHLPS encoded by the exons ATGGCAGAAGAAGGGGTTGTGTTCGCTTGCCACACCGTGGAGGAATGGACCCGGCAACTCGAGCTAGCTAATGAGTCCAAGAAGCTG GTGGTCATTGATTTCACAGCCTCATGGTGTGGACCTTGCCGAATGATTGCTCCGATCTTTGCAGACCTTGCTATGAAGTTCCCGAATGTGATTTTTCTCAAGGTCGACATTGATGAACTAAAG ACGGTCGCCCAAGATTGGGCCATCGATGCAATGCCGACCTTTGTCTTTCTCAAGGAGGGAACCATTGTGGACAAGATTGTTGGTGCTCTGAAGGAAGAACTGTCAAGGAGGATTGAGCTGCACCTGCCCAGCTGA
- the LOC121995971 gene encoding GDSL esterase/lipase At5g03810-like, which produces MILLLVLQLLVSCLRVSEGQPPVPGIIIFGDSTVDVGNNNNLLTLVKANFPPYGRDFLDHSPTGRFSNGKLAIDLTIDYLGFTSYPPAYLDKEASGDDLLNGANFASASSGFLDSTATLYRAVSLTQQLRYYKEYQAKVERIAGKAKAAELFAGSIYVLSTGSSDFLQNYYINPLLRLVYSTDQFSDLLLLQSFTKFVQNLYSLGARRIGVTSLPPVGCLPASITLFGGLGRGCVGRLNDDAVAFNRKLNAAAEALKRSHQGLKLVVLDIYNPFLNIVHNPEDNGFVQVRKACCGTGTLETSLLCNAASLGTCSNATEYMFWDSFHLTESANVILADALLLQGIELIS; this is translated from the exons atgattcttcttctagTGCTTCAACTACTGGTTTCGTGTCTGAGAGTCTCGGAAGGCCAACCGCCCGTTCCCGGCATAATCATCTTCGGCGACTCCACCGTCGACGTCGGCAACAACAACAATCTCCTCACTCTGGTGAAGGCCAACTTCCCCCCTTACGGAAGAGACTTCCTCGATCACTCACCGACAGGGAGGTTCAGCAATGGCAAACTGGCCATCGACTTGACGA TTGACTATCTTGGATTCACTTCATACCCTCCTGCTTATCTCGACAAGGAGGCATCTGGGGACGACTTACTGAATGGTGCCAACTTTGCTTCTGCTTCCTCAGGCTTCCTGGACTCTACGGCGACCTTATAT CGAGCTGTGTCTCTAACGCAGCAACTGAGATACTACAAGGAATACCAGGCGAAGGTGGAGAGGATAGCCGGAAAAGCCAAGGCGGCAGAGTTGTTTGCCGGATCCATCTATGTTTTGAGCACCGGAAGCAGTGATTTCTTGCAGAATTACTACATCAATCCCCTGCTCCGCCTTGTGTACTCCACGGATCAGTTCTCCGACTTGCTGCTGCTGCAGTCTTTCACCAAATTTGTCCAG AACTTGTACAGTTTGGGGGCGAGACGAATAGGCGTGACGTCATTACCGCCGGTCGGCTGCCTTCCGGCGTCCATCACATTGTTTGGCGGCCTAGGAAGAGGGTGTGTGGGGCGGCTCAATGATGATGCGGTGGCTTTCAACAGGAAACTGAATGCAGCAGCTGAAGCCTTGAAGAGGAGCCACCAGGGGCTGAAGCTGGTTGTCCTGGACATCTACAACCCTTTTCTAAACATTGTCCACAACCCAGAAGACAATG GATTCGTGCAAGTGAGGAAGGCATGTTGCGGAACGGGGACACTCGAGACATCACTGCTCTGCAATGCAGCATCACTGGGAACATGTAGCAACGCGACAGAGTACATGTTCTGGGACAGCTTCCACCTCACGGAGTCAGCCAACGTTATATTGGCTGATGCTCTTCTACTTCAAGGCATCGAACTCATTTCCTAA
- the LOC121995973 gene encoding uncharacterized protein C6C3.02c-like — MPRRSSGGRSAPRAAPRPAPMRNPPQPVRQTPPPAPAQSGGGSMLGNIGSTIAQGMAFGTGSAVAHRAVDAVLGPRTIQHETVVSEAPAATAAPMGNTVGTDACTVHSKAFQDCINNFGGDISKCQFYFDMLNECRRGSGGVLGA, encoded by the exons ATGCCTCGCCGAAGCTCTGGTG GACGCTCTGCGCCTCGTGCTGCTCCACGCCCTGCTCCAATGAGGAACCCTCCTCAACCAG TACGTCAGACTCCACCCCCAGCTCCTGCTCAGAGTGGAGGGGGGTCCATGCTTGGAAATATCGGATCCACCATTGCACAAG GCATGGCATTTGGCACAGGAAGTGCTGTTGCTCACAGAGCAGTAGATGCTGTGCTGGGGCCTCGGACTATCCAGCATGAAACTGTGGTATCCGAAGCTCCAGCTGCCACCGCTGCTCCTATGGGTAACACCGTCGGCACAGATGCTTGCACCGTCCACTCGAAGGCTTTCCAGGAC TGCATCAACAATTTTGGCGGCGACATCAGCAAGTGCCAGTTCTACTTTGACATGCTGAACGAGTGCCGCCGAGGATCTGGTGGTGTGTTGGGAGCCTGA
- the LOC121995972 gene encoding U-box domain-containing protein 21-like, translating into MDKLIEALLKLIEKPISPWTTKVALETTFYLVSTHERIAARVSESRIVPLLLEILVNADRSTTEKALGVLDGALGYGRDREAACSHPLAVPVLVKNMLWVSETAAQFAVSALWKLCKSERQGERAAEATKVGSFQKLLILLQVGCSTSTKEKVSKLLRLPNTQGRVQKSFNFNFKIFLLFYNNINYISLFFYICRTSRDIRTPHTRRL; encoded by the coding sequence ATGGACAAGCTAATCGAGGCACTACTGAAGCTAATCGAGAAGCCAATCTCGCCGTGGACCACCAAGGTGGCCCTGGAGACGACATTCTACCTGGTCTCGACCCACGAGAGGATTGCAGCTAGGGTTTCAGAATCGAGGATCGTTCCCCTACTACTCGAGATCCTAGTCAACGCCGATAGGAGCACCACCGAGAAAGCTCTAGGGGTGCTGGATGGCGCTCTGGGCTATGGCCGCGACAGGGAGGCGGCGTGCAGCCACCCCCTAGCGGTGCCGGTGCTGGTGAAGAACATGCTGTGGGTGTCGGAGACGGCGGCACAATTCGCCGTGTCGGCGCTGTGGAAGCTCTGCAAGAGCGAGAGGCAAGGTGAGCGCGCCGCGGAGGCCACCAAAGTCGGAtccttccagaagcttctcattTTGCTCCAAGTTGGGTGCTCTACGTCGACAAAGGAGAAAGTGAGCAAGCTGCTCAGGCTACCGAACACACAGGGGAGAGTGCAGAAgtcctttaattttaattttaagatatttttattattttataataatataaattatatttctttatttttttatatatgccGCACCTCTCGCGACATCCGGACGCCCCACACACGTAGGCTCTGA